From a region of the Chrysemys picta bellii isolate R12L10 chromosome 7, ASM1138683v2, whole genome shotgun sequence genome:
- the NKX2-3 gene encoding LOW QUALITY PROTEIN: homeobox protein Nkx-2.3 (The sequence of the model RefSeq protein was modified relative to this genomic sequence to represent the inferred CDS: deleted 1 base in 1 codon), protein MMLPSPVTSTPFSVKDILNLEQQEPHYGAQLQHHLEQHFHSAACLLAAGDGSRFSDGEEEEEEEKLSYLSSMAAAESQGDVGLSPDNYVQAVLRGSCEPNGPGDELEPAGDRDPKRCALKQPPGAAEKPDEAERPKPRSRRKPRVLFSQAQVFELERRFKQQRYLSAPEREHLASSLKLTSTQVKIWFQNRRYKCKRQRQDKSLELGPAPPPPRRVAVPVLVRDGKPCLGGSPGYGSPYNAPYSYSGFPPYGYGNSAAYNASYGCSYPAGGQPGCSSGAAAGPFVNMGGLGGFGGAAQPLHQGAAGPSCSQGALQGIRAW, encoded by the exons ATGATGTTACCGAGCCCCGTCACCTccacc cccttctctgtcaAAGACATCCTCAACCTGGAGCAGCAGGAACCGCACTATGGAGCCCAGCTGCAGCACCACCTGGAGCAGCATTTCCACtcggcagcctgcctgctggcGGCCGGGGACGGCTCCCGCTTCTCCGacggggaggaagaggaggaggaggagaagctgtCCTATCTGAGCTCCATGGCTGCGGCGGAGAGCCAAGGGGACGTGGGGCTCTCCCCGGACAACTACGTGCAGGCGGTGCTGCGAGGCTCGTGTGAGCCCAACGGCCCGGGAGACGAGCTGGAGCCTGCGGGGGATCGGGACCCCA AGCGCTGCGCCCTGAAGCAGCCGCCGGGCGCCGCGGAGAAGCCGGACGAGGCGGAGAGGCCGAAGCCGCGGAGCCGGAGGAAGCCGCGCGTTCTCTTCTCGCAGGCGCAGGTCTTCGAGCTGGAGCGGCGCTTCAAGCAGCAGCGCTACCTGTCGGCGCCGGAGCGCgagcacctggccagcagcctcAAGCTCACCTCCACGCAGGTGAAGATCTGGTTCCAGAACCGGCGCTACAAGTGCAAGCGGCAGCGGCAGGACAAGTCGCTGGAGCTGGGCcccgcgccgccgccgccgcgccGGGTGGCCGTGCCGGTGCTGGTGCGGGACGGGAAGCCCTGCCTCGGGGGCTCGCCGGGCTACGGCTCGCCCTACAACGCGCCCTACTCCTACAGCGGCTTCCCGCCCTACGGCTACGGCAACTCGGCCGCCTACAACGCCAGCTACGGCTGCAGCTACCCCGCGGGCGGCCAGCCCGGCTGCAGCTCGGGCGCGGCCGCGGGGCCCTTCGTGAACATGGGCGGCCTGGGCGGGTTCGGCGGCGCggcccagcccctgcaccagggCGCCGCGGGGCCCTCCTGCAGCCAGGGCGCTCTGCAGGGAATCCGGGCCTGGTAG